One Legionella lansingensis genomic region harbors:
- a CDS encoding glutathione S-transferase family protein, protein MIILYQFPGVWGLPNASPFCLKVETYLRMAEIPYEIRFVRNPKKSPKGKLPFIKLDDKTIPDSELIINYLINKFGNSLDRNLTKEQRALSVLLENTFSEHLYWIMLYFRWQDEAGWSHIRKAFFAKLPTLAKLFIPDAVRKETKNALYLQVSGRHSAQEVREMGFKTLDAIAIMLGEKKYFHGNEITSIDATAFAFLANIIWLPFEDPSKIHLRNHKNLLHYCDRIWGSFYPEMPKPFAII, encoded by the coding sequence ATGATTATATTATACCAATTCCCTGGTGTTTGGGGCCTGCCAAATGCCAGCCCTTTTTGTTTGAAGGTTGAAACGTATTTACGTATGGCTGAAATTCCTTATGAAATCCGCTTTGTAAGGAACCCCAAAAAATCACCGAAAGGGAAACTTCCTTTTATCAAACTTGATGATAAGACGATTCCGGACAGTGAGTTAATCATTAATTATCTTATAAATAAGTTTGGGAATTCATTAGACAGGAATTTGACTAAAGAGCAAAGAGCGTTATCAGTCCTACTTGAGAATACTTTCTCTGAACATTTGTATTGGATCATGCTTTATTTTCGCTGGCAAGATGAGGCAGGTTGGTCCCATATACGCAAAGCTTTTTTTGCTAAATTGCCAACCCTTGCAAAGTTATTTATCCCTGATGCTGTGCGTAAGGAGACGAAAAACGCTTTATATTTACAAGTTAGTGGCCGTCATAGTGCTCAAGAAGTTCGTGAAATGGGTTTTAAAACATTAGATGCTATCGCGATTATGCTCGGTGAAAAAAAGTATTTTCATGGTAATGAAATTACTAGCATTGATGCTACAGCCTTTGCCTTTTTAGCAAATATAATCTGGCTACCTTTTGAAGATCCCTCAAAAATTCATCTGCGAAATCATAAAAATTTGCTTCATTATTGCGATAGAATTTGGGGTAGTTTTTATCCTGAAATGCCTAAACCATTTGCTATTATCTAG
- a CDS encoding YchJ family protein produces the protein MNLCPCGSQRDYQTCCEPYVTNRALPTTPEALMRSRYTAYTQANIDYIKKTMRGQALTGFNPIEATTWAAQVTWISLRVLHAYLDKMIPDKGYVEFIATFKDDNKITQIHELSEFEYHEGAWFYTTGHQPKNQDGKTKTKIARNAPCSCGSGKKFKNCCLR, from the coding sequence ATGAATCTCTGCCCTTGTGGTTCACAACGAGATTATCAGACCTGCTGTGAACCATATGTGACGAATCGTGCTCTACCTACAACACCTGAAGCCTTGATGCGCTCACGCTATACAGCTTATACCCAAGCTAATATTGATTACATAAAAAAAACCATGCGTGGACAAGCATTAACGGGTTTCAATCCCATAGAAGCCACTACTTGGGCAGCACAAGTGACCTGGATAAGCTTGCGTGTCCTACACGCCTATCTGGACAAGATGATTCCTGATAAGGGCTATGTTGAATTTATTGCCACCTTTAAAGACGATAATAAGATTACCCAAATTCATGAACTGAGTGAATTTGAATATCATGAAGGAGCGTGGTTCTACACAACAGGCCATCAGCCTAAGAATCAAGATGGTAAAACAAAAACCAAGATAGCTCGGAATGCCCCTTGCTCTTGCGGGAGTGGTAAAAAATTTAAAAATTGCTGCTTGAGATGA